From Sulfurirhabdus autotrophica, the proteins below share one genomic window:
- a CDS encoding class II aldolase/adducin family protein, with translation MNEFTLRQQMVETSLDLARLGLNRGASGNVGARYEDRFLVTPTGMSAEEMTPEDIVLMDFEGNWEGDRRPSSEWRFHRDIFAARKDVNAIVHTHSTFATTLACMGKEIPAFHYMIAAAGGKTIRCSPYATFGTQQLSDHALKALEGRKACLLGNHGMIVVGSTLMRTLGLTVEVESLCEQYWRVLQIGEPIVLSDEEMDIILEKFKQYGQPSIPD, from the coding sequence ATGAATGAATTTACACTAAGGCAGCAGATGGTGGAAACCTCGCTGGATTTAGCGCGTCTTGGCCTGAATCGTGGCGCTTCAGGTAATGTGGGTGCACGTTATGAAGATCGGTTTCTGGTGACGCCAACCGGGATGTCGGCAGAAGAAATGACGCCTGAAGATATAGTATTAATGGATTTTGAGGGGAACTGGGAGGGCGATCGCCGTCCTTCCAGTGAGTGGCGTTTTCATCGGGATATTTTCGCTGCCAGGAAAGATGTCAATGCTATTGTGCATACCCATTCTACTTTTGCTACAACACTTGCCTGCATGGGTAAGGAAATCCCCGCGTTTCATTACATGATTGCAGCAGCTGGGGGTAAAACAATTCGATGCTCACCTTACGCTACCTTTGGTACCCAGCAACTTTCTGATCATGCCTTAAAAGCGCTGGAAGGTCGCAAGGCTTGCCTGTTGGGAAATCATGGAATGATTGTTGTAGGGAGTACGCTAATGCGCACACTAGGCCTGACAGTCGAAGTGGAATCTTTATGCGAGCAGTATTGGCGTGTGTTGCAGATTGGTGAACCGATTGTGCTTTCAGATGAAGAAATGGACATCATTCTGGAAAAATTTAAGCAATATGGTCAACCCTCAATACCTGACTAA